In a single window of the Centropristis striata isolate RG_2023a ecotype Rhode Island chromosome 18, C.striata_1.0, whole genome shotgun sequence genome:
- the LOC131990949 gene encoding dystrobrevin beta-like: MVMEEGGQRDRGRGTEVMMEADGREILAELREQNFDGICLSTYRTACKLRFIQKRCNLHLIDIYNVIEAVRDAGLNAVELNAGISVTRLENLLSSLFNQLSKRLPTTHTINPRQSAALLAEFILAAVDSEPDSRLTVLSVKSMLATLCGGKLIDKLRYVFSQVSDSGGVLVQSKFDGFLREALKLPTAAHEGPSFGYTHTLARSCFPQQKRVMLNMFLDIVAEPPPCLVWLPLMHRMANVEHVYHPVSCSYCRGNGMTGFRYRCLRCRGYQLCQNCFWRGNASGSHNSQHQMKEHSSWKSPATKLGRALSRTLGCVSSREHHHPIYPEEPERTLNLSNIVPARPIGNTSEAMLLSSSVPESSKSLSAAQRMNEEHALIAAYVNRLQTTPSSVDSPRREDEEHKLIARYTSRLAETDGTGVIPNRSINFDVNKQKRELIAQLECKNREILAEIKRLRVEHDAACQASPEKGSTNPTLLAELRLLRQRKDELEQRMSSLQESRRELMVQLEGLMKLLKDEEQRQAAQAAGSSHASPSRPSPSTVRSVGAASPQAHMYPPQDSLAGVGGDVQEAFAQGPRRNLRNDLLVAADSITNTVSSLVKELHSDDVREEEERLLNGKDRGALCRLYCRCKLH, encoded by the exons atggtgatggaggaggggggtcagagagacagagggagggggaCTGAAGTGATGATGGAAGCAGACGGGAGAGAGATCCTTGCAGAGCTTC GGGAGCAGAACTTTGATGGCATTTGTCTTTCTACATATCGAACAGCCTGCAAGCTCAGATTCATACAGAAAAGATGCAACT TGCATCTGATCGACATATACAATGTGATCGAGGCGGTGCGGGACGCTGGTCTGAACGCTGTAGAGCTGAATGCCGGCATCTCCGTTACCAGACTGGAAAACTTGCTGTCCTCCCTGTTCAACCAGCTCAGCAAGCGGCTGCCcaccacacacaccatcaaCCCCCGACAGAGCGCTGCCCTGCTGGCCGAGTTCATACTGGCAGCTGTCGACAG tGAGCCTGACAGCCGTCTAACGGTGCTCTCTGTGAAGTCGATGCTGGCCACGCTGTGTGGAGGGAAACTTATAGATAAACTCCGCT atgTGTTTTCTCAGGTGTCTGACTCCGGCGGTGTGTTGGTACAGTCCAAGTTTGATGGTTTTCTGCGGGAGGCTCTCAAGCTGCCCACTGCTGCACATGAAGGACCGTCCTTTggctacacacacaccttaGCACGCTCATGCTTCCCCCAGCAG AAGAGGGTGATGCTCAACATGTTTCTGGATATCGTAGCTGAGCCTCCTCCATGTCTCGTCTGGCTGCCTCTCATGCACCGCATGGCAAACGTGGAGCAtg TCTATCATCCCGTGTCATGCTCCTACTGTCGTGGCAACGGCATGACAGGCTTCCGGTATCGCTGCCTCCGTTGCCGTGGTTACCAGCTCTGCCAGAACTGCTTCTGGCGCGGCAACGCCAGCGGCTCTCACAACAGCCAGCATCAGATGAAGGAGCACTCATCCTGG aagtcGCCGGCGACAAAGCTTGGCCGGGCCCTGAGCAGGACTCTGGGCTGTGTGTCGTCCAGAGAGCACCATCATCCCATTTACCCAGAAGAACCCGAGAGGACCCTCAACCTCTCCAACATAGT ccccGCTCGGCCCATTGGAAACACCAGTGAAGCCATGTTGCTGTCCTCATCAGTGCCCGAGTCCTCCAAAAG TTTGTCAGCAGCTCAGCGTATGAACGAGGAACACGCTCTGATCGCTGCGTATGTGAATCGCCTCCAGACGACCCCGAG tagtGTGGACAGTCCCAGAAGAGAGGATGAGGAGCACAAACTGATCGCCCGCTACACCTCCCGCCTGGCAGAGACTGACGGCACAGGA GTGATACCAAACCGGAGCATCAACTTTGATGTGAACAAACAGAAGAGGGAGCTCATTGCTCAGCTGGAGTGCAAAAACAG AGAGATCTTGGCAGAGATCAAACGTCTCCGCGTAGAGCACGACGCAGCGTGCCAGGCCAGCCCAGAAAAAGGCAGCACCAACCCGACTCTGCTGGCCGAGCTTCGTCTGCTCAG ACAAAGGAAAGATGAGCTGGAGCAGAGGATGTCATCTCTGCAAGAGAGCAGGAGGGAACTGATGGTGCAGCTCGAGGGGCTGATGAAGCTGCtcaag GATGAGGAACAGCGACAGGCA GCACAGGCGGCTGGCTCTTCTCACGCCTCTCCTTCTCGACCGAGCCCGTCCACCGTCCGCTCTGTAGGTGCCGCCTCTCCCCAGGCTCACATGTACCCGCCTCAAGATTCACTCGCTGGGGTCGGTGGAGATGTGCAGGAAGCATTCGCCCAAG GCCCGAGAAGGAACTTGAGGAACGACCTTCTGGTTGCAGCTGACTCCATCACCAACACCGTGTCCTCGCTGGTCAAAGAGCTCCACTCTG atgatgtacgggaggaagaggagagattGCTGAACGGAAAGGACAGAG GTGCTCTCTGCCGTCTGTACTGCCGCTGCAAGCTTCATTAA